A window of Citrus sinensis cultivar Valencia sweet orange chromosome 7, DVS_A1.0, whole genome shotgun sequence contains these coding sequences:
- the LOC127898815 gene encoding uncharacterized protein LOC127898815, whose protein sequence is MDKSWIQCNRLSTEYEEGVQKFINFAIKNAAGSSVIGCPCIDCGNLSFETPTTVKDHLYMHGFDVKYDNWFWHGEEIRKSSSPQRENHFQQQNIEFDNGNELEMVNDAYKGCYGDPKAFKELLEQAEKPLYLGCTKFTKLSFLVKLFNVKGRFGWSDSSVSALLSVLADVFPKNNEIPTSMYEAKKTMSVLGLEYVKIHDCPNDCILYRKKYESLLECPTCGLCRWKKKDGTVDQYRKGVPTKTLWYFPPIPRFKRMFQSSETARDLTWHANERMVDGKLRHPADSPSWKLVD, encoded by the coding sequence ATGGATAAATCTTGGATTCAATGTAATCGACTGTCGACAGAATATGAAGAGGGTGTccagaaatttataaattttgctaTAAAAAATGCTGCAGGGAGTAGCGTCATTGGGTGTCCATGCATTGATTGTGGGAATTTATCATTTGAAACACCTACAACTGTAAAAGATCATTTATATATGCATGGTTTTGATGTGAAATACGACAATTGGTTTTGGCACGGGGAAGAGATTCGTAAGAGTTCTTCTCCTCAAAGAGAAAACCATTTTCAGCAACAAAATATAGAGTTTGACAATGGTAATGAGTTAGAAATGGTTAATGATGCTTATAAGGGTTGTTATGGGGACCCTAAGGCATTCAAAGAGTTGCTAGAACAGGCTGAGAAACCCTTGTACCTAGGATGCACAAAATTTACTAAGTTATCCTTTTTAGTGAAATTGTTCAATGTGAAGGGTAGATTTGGGTGGTCCGACAGTAGCGTTTCTGCATTGTTGAGTGTTTTAGCAGATGTTTTccctaaaaataatgaaattccAACCTCTATGTATGAGGCCAAAAAGACAATGTCAGTTTTGGGCTTagaatatgttaaaattcaTGATTGCCCAAACGATTGCATACTCTACAGAAAAAAGTATGAAAGTCTTTTGGAATGTCCTACTTGTGGGTTATGTAGATGGAAGAAAAAGGATGGTACTGTAGACCAATATAGGAAAGGGGTTCCTACAAAAACTTTATGGTATTTTCCTCCTATACCTAGGTTTAAGCGCATGTTTCAGTCATCCGAAACTGCTAGGGACTTGACTTGGCATGCAAATGAGAGGATGGTTGATGGTAAACTCCGACATCCGGCTGACTCACCATCTTGGAAGTTAGTAGATTAG
- the LOC107176834 gene encoding putative UPF0481 protein At3g02645, protein MSSNPNPNPSFDECRWIINIRRTLEEELESDTDFPVCIFSVPKTLRSSDPDAYTPQQVAIGPYHCWRPELYDMEMYKLTAAKRAQRHINGDHEFQYVVDQLKELELKIRACYHKYLNFSNEALAWMMAIDASFLLEFLQIYTIEEDKLSTTYSSRSMSHLLDNAGTKAAHNAILRDVVMLENQIPLCVLRKMVEVQYSSLELADDMLQALLTGFCEELSPFKMMKDMPMIDISECTHLQDFLYDTIVPKAEQNSEVTEDVHYQGDDKQPKEGCTDDPVYINYFFILICKLFSMLDIGPISLIKKLLLSKPVKCFFKLPWTILSKLPGFSIFAKPLQYLVFPEDNEENQSHAEGSSRRLMNKPPLVEEIAIPSVTELAKVNVHFSATVGNISTVRFDTKTATLHLPTISFDVNTEVILRNLVAYETSNASGPLVLARYTELMNGIIDTEEDVKLLREKGIILNRLKSDAEVANLWNGMNKSIRLTKVPQIDKVIGGVNKYYNSQWKVKFRKNMKVYVFGSWKCLTLLATIMLLLLMTLQAFCSVYSCRNFKFISDSDRLVS, encoded by the coding sequence ATGTCCTCCAATCCTAATCCAAATCCAAGCTTTGATGAATGTCGATGGATCATCAACATTCGTCGAACACTCGAAGAAGAACTTGAAAGTGATACTGACTTTCCGGTTTGCATATTCAGTGTGCCCAAAACTTTGAGGTCTAGTGATCCCGATGCCTACACTCCACAACAAGTTGCAATTGGCCCTTATCATTGCTGGCGGCCGGAGCTCTATGACATGGAGATGTACAAGCTCACGGCAGCAAAAAGAGCTCAAAGACATATCAATGGTGATCACGAGTTTCAGTATGTTGTTGATCAACTGAAAGAGCTTGAGCTAAAGATTCGAGCTTGCTACCACAAGTACTTGAACTTTAGCAATGAGGCTCTAGCTTGGATGATGGCCATTGATGCATCATTCTTGCTTGAGTTTCTTCAGATCTATACTATCGAAGAAGATAAGTTAAGCACAACTTATTCTTCGAGATCAATGTCGCATTTGCTTGATAATGCAGGGACTAAAGCTGCTCATAATGCGATTCTTAGAGATGTGGTTATGCTTGAGAATCAAATTCCCTTGTGTGTGTTGAGAAAAATGGTTGAAGTTCAATATTCATCTTTGGAATTAGCTGATGATATGTTGCAGGCCTTGTTAACGGGATTTTGCGAAGAACTTTCGCCTTTTAAAATGATGAAGGACATGCCAATGATCGATATCTCAGAGTGTACACATTTGCAAGATTTTTTGTACGACACAATTGTTCCAAAAGCTGAACAAAATTCCGAGGTAACTGAGGATGTTCATTATCAAGGTGATGACAAGCAACCGAAAGAAGGATGCACCGATGACCCAGTTTATATAAACTActtcttcattttgatttgCAAGCTGTTTTCAATGCTCGACATAGGCCCTATCAGTCTTATTAAAAAGCTTCTTCTATCAAAGCCTGTCAAATGCTTCTTCAAATTGCCATGGACAATTCTCTCCAAGCTCCCCGGATTTTCAATCTTTGCAAAACCGCTTCAGTATTTAGTGTTCCCAGAAGACAATGAAGAAAATCAATCACATGCTGAGGGGTCCTCAAGGAGACTCATGAATAAACCACCATTAGTGGAGGAAATCGCAATCCCTTCAGTTACAGAGCTTGCCAAAGTCAACGTTCATTTTTCAGCAACTGTTGGTAACATCTCAACCGTCCGTTTTGACACAAAAACGGCAACACTGCACCTTCCCACCATCAGTTTTGATGTTAACACGGAGGTGATCTTGAGAAACTTAGTGGCATATGAAACTTCAAATGCATCAGGGCCGTTGGTTTTGGCTCGTTACACTGAGTTGATGAATGGGATTATTGATACTGAAGAGGATGTGAAGTTACTTCGGGAAAAAGGAATTATTTTGAACAGATTGAAGAGTGATGCAGAGGTTGCCAATTTGTGGAATGGGATGAATAAATCAATTAGATTGACGAAAGTGCCCCAGATTGACAAAGTGATTGGAGGTGTTAACAAGTATTACAACAGCCAATGGAAGGTTAAGTTCAGGAAAAATATGAAGGTTTATGTGTTCGGTTCTTGGAAGTGTCTTACATTGCTAGCTACCATTATGCTTTTGCTCTTGATGACTTTACAAGCTTTTTGCTCAGTCTACAGTTGTCGCAATTTCAAGTTCATCTCGGACTCTGACAGATTGGTTTCCTGA